In Zingiber officinale cultivar Zhangliang chromosome 11B, Zo_v1.1, whole genome shotgun sequence, a single window of DNA contains:
- the LOC122034619 gene encoding 23 kDa jasmonate-induced protein-like, whose translation MASNVFGNPVTNDTVRLVFPNMTQITARDRARVALQFMNADDKARNVSRFVHNLKAAYGTGTSTLGMIYNATGGNLTFVLNHTWEGAVWRSPYAQVIQNGQWAGFLHVRGRLMGPSKEAIVYRGVNNDGAGRDWMLAWNTSRMNYQNRVLAEIRTAGGFLSANWNAIDGKMDNQANNHSTTALGGFASVSIGAGSSPEFVAIMSLDDLGSNFMAMASDVSVVSESLDSKYVDDVDEADEEAPAE comes from the exons ATGGCGAGCAACGTGTTTGGGAATCCAGTGACGAACGACACAGTGAGACTAGTTTTTCCGAACATGACTCAAATCACCGCCCGAGACAGAGCAAGAGTGGCTTTGCAGTTTATGAACGCAGATGATAAAGCGAGGAACGTGAGTCGGTTCGTGCACAACCTCAAGGCGGCTTACGGCACTGGAACCTCGACGCTCGGCATGATTTACAATGCCACCGGAGGTAACCTCACATTCGTTCTCAATCACACTTGGGAAGGTGCTGTTTGGCGATCCCCTTACGCTCAAGTCATTCAAAATGGGCAATGGGCTGGATTTCTTCACGTCCGCGGTAGGCTCATGGGTCCTTCCAAAGAAGCTATTGTGTACAGAGGAGTGAACAACGATGGAGCCGGCCGTGATTGGATGCTGGCTTGGAACACATCCCGCATGAATTATCAGAATCGC GTGTTGGCTGAAATCCGTACGGCCGGTGGTTTTCTTTCGGCGAACTGGAACGCCATTGATGGTAAGATGGATAATCAAGCGAATAATCACTCTACCACCGCGCTCGGGGGCTTCGCCAGTGTGTCGATTGGCGCAGGCAGTTCACCGGAATTTGTGGCAATCATGTCCTTGGATGATTTGGGATCCAATTTTATGGCGATGGCCAGTGATGTTAGCGTCGTCTCGGAGTCGCTTGATTCCAAGTATGTGGATGATGTTGATGAAGCCGATGAGGAAGCTCCTGCTGAATAA
- the LOC122035276 gene encoding uric acid degradation bifunctional protein TTL-like, whose product MVSFSWTEEDVLWHCGCKRFAKELASASPFSDLHHAIQSTCGIWFNKINVVGWLKAFAAHPLIGSISPSVSQWSKEEQSAAMATANDTTLQELVDWNIRYQEKFGFVFLICASGRGTLEILVGLKVNC is encoded by the exons ATGGTGTCTTTTTCGTGGACGGAAGAGGATGTGCTATGGCATTGCGGCTGCAAGCGTTTCGCCAAGGAGCTCGCCTCCGCCTCGCCATTTTCCGACCTCCACCATGCAATCCAGTCCACCTGCGGGATCTGGTTCAACAAG ATCAATGTCGTCGGATGGCTCAAGGCCTTCGCGGCTCACCCGCTGATCGGATCCATCTCTCCCTCCGTTTCGCA GTGGTCCAAGGAAGAACAATCTGCTGCAATGGCTACTGCCAATGATACCACATTGCAA GAATTGGTGGACTGGAATATTCGTTACCAGGAGAAGTTTGGGTTTGTGTTCCTCATCTGCGCCTCTGGAAGGGGCACGCTGGAGATCCTTGTTGGATTGAAGGTAAATtgctaa